One window of Sinorhizobium numidicum genomic DNA carries:
- a CDS encoding GlsB/YeaQ/YmgE family stress response membrane protein — translation MSVNGVGILAAIIIGGLAGWLAEKFMSSEMGLLMNIVLGIIGAVVLNFILAAFGMAYAGWLAYLIIGFIGACLLIAAGRAVRR, via the coding sequence ATGAGCGTGAACGGCGTGGGCATTTTGGCGGCAATCATCATCGGCGGCTTGGCCGGCTGGCTGGCGGAGAAATTCATGAGCAGCGAAATGGGGCTGCTCATGAACATCGTTCTCGGCATCATCGGAGCCGTCGTGCTGAACTTCATTCTGGCCGCCTTCGGCATGGCCTATGCCGGCTGGCTCGCCTATCTGATCATCGGCTTCATCGGCGCGTGCCTCTTGATTGCGGCAGGCCGCGCCGTCAGACGATAG
- the lipA gene encoding lipoyl synthase yields the protein MVTVFDAVSDRAQRVRHPEKAHKPDTEVLRKPDWIRVKAPTSKGYMETRSIVKSNKLVTVCEEAGCPNIGECWDKKHATFMIMGEICTRACAFCNVSTGRPNALDPDEPANVANAVKQMGLSHVVITSVDRDDLEDGGAEHFEQVIFAIREASPTTTIEILTPDFLRKPGALERVVAAKPDVFNHNLETVPSNYLTVRPGARYFHSIRLLQRVKELDPTMFTKSGIMVGLGEERNEVLQLMDDLRTADVDFLTIGQYLQPTRKHHKVEKFVTPEEFKSYETVAYTKGFLMVASSPLTRSSHHAGDDFAKLRAAREKKLAAAAE from the coding sequence ATGGTAACGGTTTTCGATGCCGTCTCGGATCGGGCACAGCGTGTTCGTCACCCCGAAAAGGCGCACAAGCCCGATACGGAAGTCTTGCGCAAACCGGACTGGATTCGGGTGAAAGCGCCGACCTCCAAGGGCTATATGGAAACCCGCTCGATCGTGAAGAGCAACAAGCTCGTCACCGTCTGCGAAGAGGCCGGCTGCCCGAATATCGGCGAATGCTGGGACAAGAAACACGCCACTTTCATGATCATGGGCGAGATCTGCACGCGCGCCTGCGCCTTCTGCAATGTCTCGACCGGCAGGCCGAACGCGCTCGATCCGGACGAGCCGGCCAATGTCGCCAACGCCGTCAAACAGATGGGCTTGAGCCACGTCGTGATCACCTCGGTTGACCGCGATGATCTGGAGGACGGCGGCGCCGAGCATTTCGAGCAGGTCATCTTCGCGATCCGGGAAGCTTCGCCGACCACCACGATCGAAATTCTGACGCCCGACTTCCTGAGAAAGCCCGGTGCGCTCGAGCGCGTGGTCGCCGCCAAGCCCGACGTCTTCAACCACAATCTCGAAACCGTCCCGTCGAACTATCTGACGGTCCGTCCCGGTGCCCGTTACTTCCATTCGATCCGATTGCTCCAGCGGGTGAAGGAACTCGACCCGACCATGTTCACCAAGTCCGGCATCATGGTCGGCCTCGGCGAGGAGCGGAACGAAGTGCTGCAACTGATGGACGACCTGCGCACGGCGGATGTCGATTTCCTGACGATCGGCCAATATCTGCAGCCGACCCGCAAGCACCACAAGGTCGAGAAGTTCGTGACGCCCGAGGAGTTCAAGTCCTACGAGACGGTCGCCTATACCAAGGGCTTCCTGATGGTTGCCTCGAGCCCGCTGACGCGCTCGTCGCATCATGCCGGTGACGATTTTGCGAAGCTGAGAGCGGCGCGCGAGAAGAAGCTGGCGGCCGCTGCGGAATAG
- a CDS encoding NAD-dependent formate dehydrogenase: MAKVVCVLYDDPVDGYPTTYARDGLPKLEHYPGGQTLPTPKGIDFQPGVLLGSVSGELGLRKFLESQGHSLVVTSDKDGPDSVFERELVDADIVISQPFWPAYLTAERIAKASKLKLAITAGIGSDHVDLQAAMDRGVTVAEVTYCNSISVSEHVVMMILSLARNYIPSYQWVVKGGWNIADCVARSYDVEGMAIGTVGAGRIGSAVLRRLKPFDAKLHYTDRHRLPDAVEKELGVTFHKTAAEMVPVCDVVTINAPLHPETENLFDEAMIAKMKRGAYLVNTARGKICNRDAVARALESGQLAGYAGDVWFPQPAPKDHPWRSMPHHGMTPHISGSSLSAQARYAAGTREILECWFEGKPIREEYLIVAGGKLAGAGAHSYSAGDATRGSEEAARFKT, translated from the coding sequence ATGGCAAAGGTCGTTTGCGTCCTCTATGACGATCCGGTCGATGGATATCCGACCACCTATGCGCGGGATGGCCTGCCGAAGCTCGAGCACTACCCCGGCGGTCAGACACTTCCCACCCCGAAGGGCATCGACTTTCAGCCGGGCGTCCTGCTGGGCAGCGTCTCCGGCGAGCTCGGCCTGAGGAAATTTCTCGAAAGCCAAGGGCATAGCCTGGTGGTGACCTCGGACAAGGACGGTCCTGACAGCGTCTTCGAACGGGAGCTAGTCGATGCCGACATCGTGATCTCGCAACCCTTCTGGCCGGCCTACCTGACCGCCGAGAGGATCGCCAAGGCAAGCAAGCTGAAACTCGCGATCACTGCCGGCATCGGCTCGGACCACGTGGATCTGCAGGCCGCGATGGACCGCGGCGTCACCGTCGCCGAGGTGACCTACTGCAACTCGATCAGCGTGTCCGAGCACGTGGTCATGATGATCCTCAGCCTCGCGCGGAACTATATCCCCTCTTACCAGTGGGTCGTGAAAGGCGGCTGGAATATCGCTGACTGCGTCGCGCGCTCCTACGATGTCGAGGGTATGGCGATCGGCACGGTGGGCGCCGGGCGGATTGGCAGCGCGGTGCTCCGCCGGTTGAAGCCGTTCGACGCCAAGCTGCACTACACCGATCGCCACCGGCTTCCCGACGCGGTCGAGAAGGAACTCGGCGTTACGTTCCATAAGACGGCGGCGGAGATGGTGCCGGTCTGCGATGTCGTCACCATCAACGCCCCGCTCCACCCCGAGACGGAAAACCTCTTCGACGAGGCGATGATCGCCAAGATGAAACGCGGCGCATATCTGGTGAATACCGCGCGCGGCAAGATCTGCAACCGCGATGCCGTTGCACGGGCGCTCGAGAGCGGCCAGCTAGCCGGCTATGCCGGTGATGTGTGGTTCCCGCAGCCGGCCCCGAAGGACCATCCGTGGCGCTCAATGCCCCATCACGGCATGACGCCTCATATTTCGGGTTCGTCGCTGTCCGCACAGGCGCGTTACGCCGCCGGCACGCGAGAGATTCTTGAATGCTGGTTCGAAGGCAAGCCGATCCGCGAGGAATATCTGATCGTCGCCGGCGGCAAGCTCGCCGGCGCCGGCGCGCACTCCTACAGCGCGGGAGATGCGACGCGCGGGTCCGAGGAAGCGGCACGTTTCAAGACCTAA
- a CDS encoding type II toxin-antitoxin system RatA family toxin: MPHFETNHVVKHSADQMFDLVADVERYPEFLPLCEALSVRSRKERDGKVLLQADMTVGYKAIRETFTTQVLLKRAEQMIDVNYIEGPFKYLDNTWRFEPVDESQSIVHFYIDYEFKSRILGALMGSMFDRAFRMFSEAFEKRADAIYGI, from the coding sequence ATGCCGCATTTTGAAACCAACCACGTCGTCAAGCATTCGGCCGACCAGATGTTCGACTTGGTCGCCGACGTCGAGCGCTATCCGGAATTCCTGCCGCTCTGCGAGGCGCTGAGCGTGCGCTCGCGCAAGGAGCGCGATGGCAAGGTCTTGCTGCAGGCGGACATGACGGTCGGCTACAAGGCGATTCGTGAGACGTTCACGACCCAGGTTCTGCTCAAAAGGGCCGAGCAGATGATCGACGTCAATTATATCGAAGGGCCGTTCAAGTATCTCGACAATACATGGCGCTTTGAGCCGGTGGACGAGAGCCAGTCGATCGTCCATTTCTACATCGACTACGAGTTCAAGAGTCGCATTCTGGGCGCGCTGATGGGTTCCATGTTCGATCGCGCCTTCCGCATGTTTTCGGAAGCGTTCGAGAAACGTGCCGACGCGATCTACGGTATCTGA
- a CDS encoding CinA family protein, translated as MWPVDIEQKARAIIADFTARGLKLATAESCTGGLIAGALTEIAGSSSVVDRGFVTYSNDAKIQMLGVSLATLAAHGAVSREIAIEMARGAVSHSEADFAVAVTGIAGPGGGSVEKPVGLVHLAATGRKGTVLHREMRYGDIGRDAVRRATVRTALDLLEELAQIP; from the coding sequence ATGTGGCCGGTCGACATCGAACAGAAGGCGCGGGCTATCATCGCTGATTTTACTGCCCGCGGGCTCAAGCTCGCCACGGCGGAGTCCTGCACCGGCGGGCTGATTGCCGGCGCGCTGACCGAGATTGCGGGTTCATCCTCGGTCGTCGATCGCGGCTTCGTCACCTATTCCAACGACGCGAAAATACAGATGCTCGGGGTCAGCCTCGCGACGCTCGCCGCTCACGGGGCCGTCTCACGGGAAATCGCGATCGAGATGGCCCGCGGCGCCGTCTCCCATTCCGAGGCGGATTTCGCCGTCGCCGTGACGGGCATTGCCGGCCCTGGCGGCGGCTCGGTGGAGAAGCCGGTCGGACTTGTCCATCTTGCCGCGACCGGCCGCAAGGGTACGGTCCTGCACCGCGAGATGCGTTATGGCGACATCGGCCGCGACGCTGTACGGCGGGCAACGGTGCGGACAGCGCTCGATCTTCTCGAAGAGCTCGCTCAGATACCGTAG
- a CDS encoding bifunctional 2-C-methyl-D-erythritol 4-phosphate cytidylyltransferase/2-C-methyl-D-erythritol 2,4-cyclodiphosphate synthase: MQPKEQFSCGVVIVAAGRGERAGQSAEGPKQYRTIGGRPVIAHTLDIFATWAALGPVVIVIHQDDEELLVAARKQMLHQIDATVVHGGATRQLSVLAGLEAIAATGTKYVMIHDAVRPFVDHSLLDRCGAALEGGAQAVLPAVAVADTLKRAKADGLVQETVSRNDLYAAQTPQCFRLEAVLSAHRAAATSGRADFTDDASIAEWAGIPVVVVEGLADNLKLTLQRDISMADERLSRQTMPDVRTGNGYDVHQLVEGDGVMLCGLFIPHDRKLSGHSDADVALHALTDALLATCGAGDIGDHFPPSDPQWKGAPSRIFVEHAARIVRERGGTITNADISLIAEAPKVGPHRQRMRENLAEMLGISLDRCSIKATTNEKLGFIGRNEGIAAIATATVVYAPRNKV; this comes from the coding sequence ATGCAACCTAAAGAACAGTTCTCCTGTGGTGTCGTCATCGTCGCAGCCGGGCGCGGCGAGCGCGCCGGCCAATCGGCGGAAGGACCGAAGCAGTACCGCACCATCGGCGGCCGGCCGGTTATCGCGCATACGCTTGACATTTTCGCGACATGGGCCGCTCTCGGACCGGTCGTGATCGTCATCCATCAGGACGACGAGGAGTTGCTCGTAGCGGCACGGAAGCAGATGTTGCACCAGATTGACGCGACCGTGGTTCATGGCGGAGCAACACGGCAGCTCTCCGTGCTCGCGGGTCTGGAAGCGATTGCCGCCACCGGCACCAAATACGTCATGATCCATGATGCGGTGCGCCCGTTCGTCGATCACAGCCTGCTCGACCGTTGCGGCGCGGCGCTTGAGGGCGGAGCACAGGCGGTGCTTCCAGCAGTCGCGGTCGCCGACACGCTGAAGCGGGCCAAGGCGGATGGTCTCGTCCAGGAAACAGTATCCCGGAACGATCTCTATGCCGCCCAGACGCCGCAATGTTTCCGCCTAGAAGCGGTCCTTTCCGCTCATCGCGCCGCGGCCACGAGTGGCCGTGCTGACTTTACCGACGATGCATCCATCGCCGAATGGGCCGGCATCCCGGTGGTGGTGGTGGAGGGTTTGGCGGATAATCTAAAGCTGACGCTTCAGAGGGATATCTCGATGGCCGACGAAAGGCTGAGCCGGCAGACAATGCCCGATGTGCGTACCGGTAACGGCTATGACGTGCACCAACTCGTCGAAGGCGACGGCGTCATGCTTTGCGGTCTGTTCATCCCGCATGACCGCAAATTGTCCGGTCATTCCGACGCAGACGTCGCACTTCATGCATTGACCGACGCGCTTCTTGCCACCTGCGGTGCAGGCGATATCGGTGACCACTTTCCCCCATCCGATCCGCAATGGAAGGGCGCGCCTTCGCGCATTTTCGTGGAACATGCGGCGCGAATCGTGCGCGAGCGCGGCGGCACCATCACCAATGCGGACATCTCGCTGATCGCCGAGGCGCCGAAGGTCGGTCCGCACCGGCAAAGGATGCGCGAGAATCTGGCGGAGATGCTTGGAATCTCGCTTGATCGCTGCTCGATCAAAGCGACTACCAATGAAAAGCTTGGCTTTATCGGACGAAACGAAGGTATCGCCGCCATTGCCACGGCGACAGTTGTCTATGCACCACGGAACAAGGTCTGA
- the dusB gene encoding tRNA dihydrouridine synthase DusB translates to MCPKDMHLPLSALSSSLRIGNVEIRNRAALAPMSGVTDLPFRMLAWRFGAGFVVTEMVASRELVCNAAESWARLRNSGIKPHIVQLAGREAQWMAEAARIVEANGADIIDINMGCPAKKVTGGYSGSALMRDPDHALSLIEATVKTVSVPVTLKMRLGWDENSINAPLIARRAEAAGVQAITIHGRTRMQFYNGKANWDAIRAVRDVISIPLIANGDVDTVCDAVEILRRSGADAVMVGRSSQGRPWHAGVLAGVAADPDAMGVARIFAEHYAMMLEFYGTEIGLRHARKHVGWYLDRFAPDLPATEKAAILTSTDAALVSDQVAAAIARSRIETLSEEIAA, encoded by the coding sequence ATGTGCCCGAAAGATATGCATTTGCCACTGTCGGCCCTGTCATCGTCGCTCCGGATCGGGAATGTTGAAATTCGCAACCGGGCAGCGCTCGCGCCGATGTCCGGAGTGACGGATCTCCCCTTCCGCATGCTTGCCTGGCGCTTCGGTGCCGGATTTGTCGTGACCGAGATGGTGGCGAGCCGCGAACTGGTCTGCAATGCCGCCGAGTCCTGGGCACGGTTGCGCAATTCCGGCATTAAGCCGCACATCGTTCAACTTGCGGGGCGTGAGGCGCAATGGATGGCCGAGGCGGCGAGGATCGTCGAGGCCAACGGCGCGGACATCATCGACATCAACATGGGCTGCCCCGCCAAGAAGGTCACCGGCGGCTACTCCGGTTCCGCACTGATGCGTGATCCGGATCATGCGCTGTCCCTGATCGAGGCGACGGTCAAGACAGTCAGCGTGCCCGTCACTCTGAAGATGCGGCTCGGCTGGGACGAGAATTCAATCAACGCGCCGTTGATCGCCCGCAGGGCCGAGGCGGCCGGCGTACAAGCGATCACGATACATGGCCGCACCCGCATGCAATTCTACAACGGCAAGGCCAACTGGGATGCGATTCGGGCGGTCCGCGACGTTATTTCCATTCCGCTGATCGCCAATGGCGACGTGGATACGGTTTGCGATGCCGTCGAAATTCTGCGCCGCTCTGGTGCAGATGCGGTCATGGTAGGGCGGTCGTCACAGGGTCGGCCATGGCATGCGGGCGTCCTCGCCGGTGTTGCCGCTGATCCAGATGCCATGGGCGTTGCTCGGATCTTCGCCGAGCACTACGCCATGATGCTTGAATTCTATGGAACGGAGATCGGTCTTCGACACGCCCGCAAGCATGTCGGCTGGTATCTCGATCGCTTCGCGCCGGACCTTCCGGCAACGGAAAAGGCCGCAATTTTGACGTCCACGGACGCGGCGCTGGTTAGCGATCAGGTGGCGGCGGCGATCGCGCGTTCCCGGATAGAGACGCTCAGCGAGGAGATTGCGGCATGA
- a CDS encoding two-component system sensor histidine kinase NtrB — protein MTEKAMVPEPPLDANGLSLAVLNAIQNPVILVDESGLVAFANWEAESFFGASANHLARHDISAFIPFGSPLLTLIDQVRERRAPVNEYRVDLSSPRLGADKLVDLYVAPVLSAPGSVVIVFQERSMADKIDRQLTHRAAARSVTGLASMLAHEIKNPLSGIRGAAQLLETSVNDEDRALTRLICDETDRIVSLVDRMEVFSDERPVDRVPLNIHSVLDHVKAIAKAGFARRIRISENYDPSLPAVYANRDQLVQVFLNLIKNAAEAIGDRADGEIMLTTAYRPGIRLSVAGTREKISLPLEFCVHDNGPGVPSDLLPHLFDPFITTKTNGSGLGLALVAKIIGGHGGIVECDSQHSRTTFRVLMPASKGLVADDDEIPMTKGNNA, from the coding sequence ATGACCGAAAAGGCAATGGTTCCCGAACCGCCATTAGACGCGAACGGTCTCTCTCTGGCTGTTCTGAATGCCATCCAGAACCCGGTCATCCTGGTGGATGAAAGCGGCCTTGTCGCCTTCGCCAACTGGGAAGCGGAGTCCTTTTTCGGAGCCAGCGCCAATCATCTCGCCCGGCACGATATCAGCGCTTTCATTCCGTTCGGGAGTCCGCTTCTGACTCTCATCGACCAGGTGCGCGAGAGGCGGGCGCCGGTCAACGAATACCGGGTCGACTTGAGCTCGCCGCGTCTTGGCGCCGACAAGCTCGTCGATCTCTATGTTGCCCCGGTTCTCTCGGCGCCGGGATCCGTGGTGATCGTATTCCAGGAACGCTCGATGGCCGACAAGATCGATCGGCAATTGACGCATCGGGCGGCTGCCCGTTCGGTCACAGGCCTCGCATCGATGCTGGCCCACGAAATCAAGAACCCGCTTTCCGGCATTCGCGGCGCCGCGCAGCTCCTCGAGACTTCGGTCAATGACGAGGATCGCGCCTTGACGCGGCTGATCTGCGACGAGACCGATCGCATCGTCTCGCTCGTAGACCGCATGGAGGTCTTCTCCGACGAGCGACCCGTCGACCGCGTGCCGCTCAATATTCATTCGGTGCTCGATCATGTGAAGGCGATCGCCAAGGCGGGTTTTGCCCGCCGGATAAGGATTTCCGAGAACTACGACCCGTCGCTGCCGGCCGTTTACGCCAATCGTGATCAACTCGTTCAGGTCTTCCTCAACCTGATCAAGAATGCCGCCGAGGCCATCGGCGATCGGGCAGACGGCGAGATCATGCTGACGACGGCTTATCGTCCGGGCATTCGCCTTTCGGTTGCCGGAACGCGCGAAAAGATCTCGCTGCCATTGGAATTCTGTGTGCACGACAACGGACCGGGCGTTCCGTCCGATCTGCTGCCACATCTTTTTGACCCCTTCATCACCACGAAGACGAATGGGTCAGGTCTCGGGCTGGCGCTCGTGGCCAAAATCATTGGCGGCCACGGCGGCATAGTCGAATGCGACAGCCAGCATAGCCGCACGACCTTCCGCGTTCTGATGCCGGCATCCAAGGGACTGGTGGCGGACGATGACGAAATTCCGATGACAAAAGGAAACAATGCATGA
- the ntrC gene encoding nitrogen regulation protein NR(I): protein MTGATILVADDDAAIRTVLNQALSRAGYDVRITSNAATLWRWISAGDGDLVVTDVVMPDENAFDLLPRIKKARPDLPVLVMSAQNTFMTAIKASEKGAYDYLPKPFDLTELIGIIGRALAEPKRRPSKLDDDSQDGMPLVGRSAAMQEIYRVLARLMQTDLTLMITGESGTGKELVARALHDYGKRRNGPFVAINMAAIPRDLIESELFGHEKGAFTGAQTRSTGRFEQAEGGTLFLDEIGDMPMDAQTRLLRVLQQGEYTTVGGRTPIRSDVRIVAATNKDLKQSINQGLFREDLYYRLNVVPLRLPPLRDRAEDIPDLVRHFVQQAEKEGLDVKRFDQEALELMKAHPWPGNVRELENLVRRLTALYPQDVITREIIENELRSEIPDSPIEKAAARNGSMSISQAVEENMRQYFASFGETLPPSGLYDRVLAEMEYPLILAALTATRGNQIKAADLLGLNRNTLRKKIRELGVSVYRSSRSA from the coding sequence ATGACGGGCGCTACGATTCTCGTCGCGGATGACGACGCAGCCATTCGCACCGTGCTCAACCAGGCCCTGAGCCGTGCCGGATATGATGTGCGCATCACCTCCAATGCGGCGACGCTCTGGCGCTGGATCTCCGCCGGTGATGGCGATCTCGTCGTCACCGACGTCGTGATGCCGGACGAGAATGCTTTCGATCTGCTGCCACGGATCAAGAAGGCGCGGCCGGATCTGCCGGTTCTTGTGATGAGTGCGCAGAATACCTTCATGACTGCGATCAAGGCTTCGGAGAAGGGGGCCTATGATTATCTGCCGAAGCCGTTCGATCTGACCGAGCTGATCGGCATTATTGGCCGGGCATTGGCCGAACCGAAACGCCGCCCCTCGAAGCTGGACGATGATTCGCAGGATGGCATGCCACTGGTTGGCCGCTCGGCCGCCATGCAGGAAATCTACCGGGTGCTGGCGCGATTGATGCAGACCGATCTGACCTTGATGATCACGGGTGAATCGGGCACCGGCAAGGAACTGGTCGCACGCGCGCTACACGACTACGGCAAGCGCAGGAATGGCCCCTTCGTCGCCATCAACATGGCGGCGATCCCGCGCGATCTCATCGAATCGGAATTGTTCGGCCATGAAAAGGGAGCCTTCACCGGCGCGCAGACCCGCTCAACCGGGCGCTTCGAGCAGGCCGAAGGCGGAACGCTCTTCCTCGATGAAATCGGCGACATGCCGATGGATGCCCAGACGAGGCTTTTGCGGGTGCTGCAGCAGGGCGAATATACCACCGTCGGCGGGCGGACACCGATCCGCTCGGACGTGCGCATCGTCGCAGCGACGAACAAGGACCTAAAACAGTCTATAAATCAGGGGCTTTTCCGCGAAGACCTCTATTATCGCTTGAACGTGGTGCCGCTGCGTCTGCCGCCGCTCAGGGATCGGGCGGAGGACATCCCGGATCTCGTTCGCCATTTCGTCCAGCAGGCTGAAAAAGAGGGCCTGGACGTCAAGCGTTTCGACCAGGAGGCGCTGGAACTGATGAAGGCGCATCCGTGGCCGGGCAACGTGCGCGAGCTCGAGAATCTCGTCCGGCGCCTGACTGCGCTCTATCCCCAGGATGTGATCACCCGCGAGATCATCGAGAATGAACTGCGTTCGGAGATTCCGGATAGTCCGATCGAGAAGGCGGCTGCGCGCAACGGCTCTATGTCGATATCGCAGGCGGTTGAGGAGAATATGCGGCAGTATTTCGCGAGCTTCGGCGAAACTCTGCCGCCCTCCGGGCTCTATGACCGCGTGCTCGCCGAAATGGAATATCCGTTGATTCTCGCGGCACTGACCGCGACGAGAGGCAATCAGATCAAGGCTGCCGATCTTCTCGGGCTTAATCGAAACACGCTCAGAAAGAAAATCCGCGAACTTGGAGTGTCGGTCTATCGCAGCTCACGCAGCGCTTGA
- a CDS encoding sensor histidine kinase NtrY-like yields MPVSSRAGLGEALFMVDGMALPLGTEDRVTAAQDRRASFALPGLMLATGALICATLSLLVLLGLTPIRPERNIVIACAGVNGVFVVGLIYLIAREILRLLRARSKGRAAARLHVRIVALFSIVAITPAILVAIFASITLDVGLDRWFSLRTQAIVRSSLNVAQAYVLENASYLQGQTVSMANDLERNRQLYSLDRTGFIELMTRQARGRGMLGAFLVRADGSAILQANISTERPLPAIPQDALKSTVSGQPTLIPPGVTNLVGAVIPLDNIPGTYLYTVRNVDPEVMRSMRLMEENTAEYKALEAGRTSLQIAFGVLYIGFALIVLLAAIWTAIAVADRIVRPIRQLIGAADSVASGNLDVVVPVRAVDGDVGNLSRTFNKMVTEIRTQQEQILVAKDEVDHRRRFIEAVLSGVTAAVIGVGRDRRITIANPSSEEFLRKSAPSLLGASLSEVAPEIEAVLVEAESRYRNDYRKQINIMRGGTERTLNVQVTREEGDESRGSYVITIDDITDLVIAQRSTAWADVARRIAHEIKNPLTPIQLSAERLKRRYGKQINQEDRTVFDQCTDTIVRQVEDIGRMVDEFSAFARMPKPTKEKSDLRSILKDAVFLREMGNTHITFVRDFGDEPLEGQFDSRMLGQAFGNIVKNAVEAIEAVPGETGRGAPTIVVRSRRDSTSGRFVVDVVDNGKGLPTENRHRILEPYMTMREKGTGLGLAIVKKIIEDHGGQLELHDAPADFDGGVGAMIRVILPPAGEAVGENTLKDKGNTNGG; encoded by the coding sequence GTGCCGGTGTCATCTCGCGCCGGTTTGGGGGAAGCATTATTCATGGTGGATGGAATGGCCTTGCCACTGGGCACGGAGGACCGCGTCACGGCTGCCCAGGATCGGCGAGCGTCATTTGCTCTGCCGGGGCTGATGCTGGCTACGGGAGCGCTGATTTGTGCGACCCTGTCGCTGCTCGTCCTTCTTGGGCTTACTCCCATTCGGCCGGAAAGAAACATCGTTATCGCCTGCGCGGGCGTCAACGGCGTCTTCGTGGTCGGTCTGATCTACCTCATCGCCCGCGAAATCCTGCGCCTCCTCAGAGCACGCAGCAAGGGAAGGGCAGCGGCGCGTCTGCATGTGCGTATCGTCGCCTTGTTTTCGATCGTCGCGATAACGCCGGCCATCCTGGTCGCGATTTTCGCCAGTATCACCCTCGACGTCGGGCTCGACCGATGGTTCTCATTGCGCACCCAGGCGATCGTCCGCTCGTCCTTGAACGTCGCGCAGGCCTACGTTCTTGAGAATGCCAGCTATCTCCAGGGGCAGACGGTGTCGATGGCGAACGACCTCGAACGTAACCGGCAGCTCTACAGCCTCGACCGCACCGGATTCATTGAATTGATGACCCGGCAGGCACGAGGTCGGGGAATGCTCGGCGCGTTCCTGGTACGCGCCGACGGCAGCGCCATCCTTCAGGCCAACATCTCGACCGAGCGGCCACTGCCGGCAATTCCCCAGGACGCGCTGAAAAGCACCGTTTCCGGCCAGCCGACGCTCATTCCCCCGGGTGTCACGAATCTCGTGGGAGCGGTCATTCCGCTGGACAACATACCGGGCACGTATCTCTACACGGTCCGCAATGTCGATCCGGAAGTGATGCGGTCGATGCGGCTGATGGAGGAGAACACTGCTGAATACAAGGCGCTGGAGGCCGGGCGGACATCGCTTCAGATCGCCTTCGGCGTCCTTTATATCGGCTTCGCGCTGATCGTGCTGTTGGCGGCGATCTGGACGGCAATTGCCGTGGCCGACCGCATCGTTCGGCCGATTCGGCAGTTGATCGGCGCGGCGGACAGCGTTGCTTCCGGCAATCTCGACGTTGTGGTGCCGGTGCGCGCCGTCGACGGCGACGTCGGAAACCTGTCCCGCACCTTCAACAAGATGGTCACCGAAATTCGCACGCAGCAGGAACAAATTCTGGTGGCGAAGGATGAGGTCGACCATCGCCGCCGCTTCATCGAGGCGGTGCTGTCCGGCGTTACTGCTGCGGTGATCGGCGTCGGCAGGGATCGGCGCATCACGATTGCCAATCCCTCCTCCGAGGAGTTTTTGAGGAAATCGGCGCCCAGTCTGCTCGGAGCAAGCCTCAGCGAAGTCGCGCCGGAGATCGAGGCAGTGCTGGTCGAGGCGGAGAGCCGCTATCGCAACGACTACCGCAAGCAGATCAACATTATGCGCGGCGGAACCGAGCGTACGCTCAACGTACAGGTCACGCGGGAGGAGGGCGACGAATCGCGCGGCTCCTACGTCATCACCATTGACGACATCACCGATCTGGTGATCGCGCAGCGCTCTACTGCCTGGGCAGACGTGGCGCGGCGTATTGCCCACGAGATCAAGAACCCGCTGACGCCGATCCAGCTTTCGGCCGAACGGCTGAAGCGCCGCTACGGCAAGCAGATCAACCAGGAAGACAGGACGGTCTTCGACCAGTGCACGGACACGATCGTGCGCCAGGTGGAGGACATAGGCCGCATGGTCGATGAATTCTCGGCCTTTGCGCGCATGCCGAAGCCGACGAAGGAAAAGTCCGATCTTCGGTCGATTCTGAAGGACGCCGTGTTTTTGCGCGAGATGGGCAACACCCACATCACCTTCGTGCGCGATTTCGGCGACGAGCCGCTGGAGGGCCAGTTCGACAGCCGCATGCTCGGCCAGGCTTTCGGCAACATCGTCAAGAATGCGGTGGAGGCGATCGAAGCAGTGCCGGGCGAAACGGGGCGCGGAGCGCCGACAATTGTCGTTCGGTCCCGCCGCGATAGCACGTCCGGCCGTTTCGTCGTCGACGTCGTTGACAACGGCAAGGGGCTTCCGACCGAGAATCGGCACCGAATTCTGGAGCCGTATATGACCATGCGCGAAAAAGGCACGGGGCTCGGTCTCGCAATCGTCAAGAAAATCATCGAGGACCATGGGGGACAACTGGAACTGCACGACGCGCCGGCCGATTTCGACGGCGGCGTCGGGGCGATGATCCGGGTGATCCTGCCGCCCGCCGGCGAAGCCGTGGGCGAGAATACTTTAAAGGATAAGGGAAATACCAATGGCGGCTGA